In Debaryomyces hansenii CBS767 chromosome A complete sequence, a genomic segment contains:
- a CDS encoding DEHA2D02002p (similar to CA0389|IPF14465 Candida albicans): MIRSIRPYSSGSQFRELFKSSMSRISSQAMILTAGFDASTRNQTSLHGMTLSSVCSLSISPIPLLQFNLHLPSYTSQSLHENKGILAIHLLPPTPKAVRLGRIFASGVKRETKKLNYTYLDTSEQELEDGDVFHEMTTPFNNISNDDWQEYKFTDELSIPIINEAERVFICQKRQVFEVDSHEIWAIEVLNVISPNSQYNIANNDEKTGGLLYYDRSFHRIGDALGENETR, translated from the coding sequence ATGATACGAAGTATTCGTCCATATTCTTCAGGATCCCAATTTAGggaattatttaaatcgtCAATGTCTCGAATAAGCTCGCAGGCCATGATCTTGACAGCTGGATTTGATGCTTCCACAAGAAATCAAACGTCATTGCATGGAATGACATTGTCATCAGTTTGttctttatcaataagTCCTATACCTTTATTACAATTTAATCTTCATTTACCGTCTTATACTTCACAATCATTGCATGAGAACAAAGGTATACTAGCCATTCATTTGTTACCACCAACACCCAAAGCTGTAAGACTAGGAAGAATTTTTGCCAGTGGGGTGAAACGAGAAACTAAAAAGTTAAACTATACATATTTAGATACGTCAGAGCAAGAATTAGAGGATGGTGATGTTTTTCATGAAATGACTACACCGTTCaacaatatttcaaatgatgaCTGgcaagaatataaatttacgGACGAATTGAGTATACCCATAATTAACGAAGCAGAACGGGTATTTATATGCCAAAAGCGACAGGTTTTTGAAGTAGATTCACATGAAATTTGGGCGATCGAAGTGTTGAATGTAATCAGTCCTAATAGTCAGTATaatattgcaaataatgatgaaaagaCAGGAGGATTGCTTTACTACGATCGAAGTTTTCATAGAATTGGGGATGCGTTGGGTGAAAACGAAACACGATAG
- a CDS encoding DEHA2D01958p (some similarities with uniprot|Q03018 Saccharomyces cerevisiae YGR098c ESP1 required for sister chromatid separation): MISESIKGFILLDPLLTSYLQSYNYTGSPLHTSRRQNVQVQSPSKTKVNIELAAIKIIDGILRDESIGTELHNLDDLQGLLEVVSKAFRCMYSSLSKTQDYINVIKKHQVYVIKLIALKKIDVSLTELGLLYQVINKVVNVQSFINWHNPSALTYQELLRGIPFNETFLECLDENHKLQIVNLTIAFHFMCIQCFLQTITLNLKLIISNRDRNLNLSIFGAIAPYFLSSGNFSQWLTYSYSEFSNKDKHVNNLNKMINGFLKIICILVTKVNGSSLTELYYYQSLFTIKSIEYQLLKSGDYSNIQLDFNTQGNAELLPYIEDVKSVLSKLQGPSSVSLEKLRIELDCIKLPSTRYSRTDIISAVNKVIENTSGGSLDELAFYLSPKVSCATELASDVEFLSSMKVFINNMICSKDRNLAYSSIQICTSYFNLAFKTLRNLSCEHLTIFDSITIYIKDLINNEKGEQSFLKFISNTLQHIFKIFSKFRQFKRIRNLSNLFYNLGNKEKSSPEDYWKMVISYELFIYNYNAETKTTQNFKCLQSKLQKIVNALYEMKKFNESTSILLGFLVDVIDTNKTGFQQLFIDLAEFKMPLIIQLLAKCLVSDASIVNSIFGDESKLSENFKCIIFINIVFLLEKSNNVRQKTDLTNYIMKKLDLKDSTSKLICVYHYYNLNGLNCFVEDAFIDPYPPNDLSILFLSGVYLQKVINIGWDEDTLTNSLKLFEEWLERSDPGEMCVIDYEIEILRTLVNFLQYNSLTGRIICLIQTYKRHRSTISSLPKDYQSNLLLELELCDACIKLGLSLDASSHLTSSGTLLKQLSKYSSSNDCLHYVSNQDIMNWKLSQFEYCLSIGNKTHAKEKFTAILKFLDSKSEFNLKNQGPNVTLEKKFDNLFIIARFQFLTCKLNVQLSNFYDALDNVKLSIKVLYSIIKKLGNNIRKIAYNEMKWKTASLLFECYKTIIDIFRRLGISRDLLYYLSEFKKLDSASIIPFVNCSNSFYLSNYYVILDNLEDAFLSLSQGNNISGSISMDNRNIRYARLSSNVLFSAAKSRFSVERKGNNNQVLIDIESYKQEFSTLLNFSWKELASIPMSSLISMSSMIDSKSERIQLQYLLSLYELESTIDFGDLNHLETDQYSRLLSTIVSAKKQNFNASKQLLSIPCFSSMDESSIALPCIIKQEHTFQRSIEKNYCNISTSVDIVNNLIQAKEILINCLPSKRLTQLSNYELNDLNKVFFRCLSLLSSVAIFKSNFSLEGGQNSVLSYLYYLQDLPKYLPFLNDRCVNHETVTSQSNTNELLPSEVSDEFINKEIDLVTSDFFKDLADYLPSSWIIITLDICPYTGDLLLSKSLKDSYNTPFFLRIPLSKRGTEDGSPGLSFIEMTNSLKSIIKQSDISTRPETTSKIKSKEDRKNWWKLRFSLDLELKNLLDHVENDWLGGFKGIFDDPFVHKPFLSTFRFDFGCLLNEILPSRMSKIAEDTFMDFDDNVLELFLSMSGMFSESTSEISGSEFRHKNYKLLNDLIYFILDSLMYHGEQNAYDEIDIEKFHSLLDKLLMTYAQKKRRLLPQEHHRETHIIFVPSAECSSFPWESLNCLKGKSISRVPSIGILVDMLKTRYKSFNINKSDNLYYLINPGGDLTRTQTKFKPLFIDKENWEGLIGVQPDGEEILHKLTGKDLFIYLGHGGCEQFIRTSSLFKAACNNDNHSLPPSLLIGCSSGALNYNGLLEPNGNIYNWLTCGSPMVVVNLWDVTDKDIDMFSLSVFERWGLLENVESSNNVNICQAVGDSRQQCTLKYLNGSAPVVYGLPMLLK, from the coding sequence ATGATCCTGGAATCGATAAAGGGTTTCATCTTGTTGGACCCGCTACTAACGTCATACTTGCAATCATATAATTATACTGGTAGTCCACTCCATACTTCCAGGAGACAGAACGTACAAGTACAATCACCAAGCAAAACAAAGGTCAATATCGAATTGGCGGCTATTAAGATTATAGACGGTATATTAAGAGATGAAAGTATTGGTACAGAACTACACAATCTTGATGATTTACAAGGCCTACTAGAAGTGGTATCAAAAGCATTCAGATGCATGTACAGCAGCTTATCAAAGACACAAGACTATATAAATGTCATAAAGAAACATCAAGTTTACGTTATTAAATTGATTgcattgaagaaaattgatgTCTCATTAACAGAATTGGGCTTGCTTTATCAAGTGATAAATAAAGTTGTAAATGTTCAatcttttattaattggCATAATCCGTCAGCGCTAACCTATCAGGAATTACTACGTGGAATACCTTTTAATGAGACATTCCTAGAATGTCTAGATGAAAATCACAAATTACAAATCGTGAACTTAACAATTGCTTTTCATTTTATGTGTATCCAGTGTTTCCTTCAAACAATTACATTGAATctcaaattgataatatctAATAGAGACAGGAACTTAAACTTATCCATATTCGGAGCTATTGCTCCTTATTTCTTATCAAGCGGAAATTTTTCTCAATGGCTAACATATTCATATAgtgaattttcaaataaagaCAAGCatgttaataatttaaataaaatgattAATGGTTTTCTCAAGATTATTTGCATACTAGTTACCAAAGTCAACGGTTCGAGTTTAACTGAATTATATTACTATCAATCTTTGTTCACcataaaatcaattgaatatcagCTTTTAAAGTCAGGGGACTACTCGAACATACAACTAGATTTCAACACTCAAGGGAATGCCGAATTGTTACCATACATCGAAGATGTGAAATCTGTATTGTCAAAGTTACAAGGTCCATCATCAGTTTCTCTAGAAAAATTACGAATTGAATTAGATTGCATCAAACTACCATCTACTAGATATTCCAGAACAGATATAATATCCGCTGTCAATAAAGTAATAGAAAATACTTCGGGGGGTTCGTTAGATGAGTTAGCTTTTTATTTACTGCCAAAAGTAAGCTGTGCCACAGAACTTGCATCAGACGTTGAGTTTCTATCCTCCATGAAGGTtttcataaataatatGATTTGCTCAAAAGATAGAAACTTAGCGTATTCCAGCATTCAAATATGTACGTCATATTTTAACCTTGCATTCAAAACCTTGAGGAATCTTTCCTGCGAACACCTAACAATATTTGATTCCattacaatatatataaaagaTCTAATCAACAATGAAAAGGGTGAACaatcatttttgaaatttatttcCAATACGCTTCAGCAtatattcaagatattcTCTAAGTTTAGACAATTTAAGAGGATACGAAATCTTTCCAACCTCTTTTATAATCTTGggaataaagaaaagagCCTGCCAGAAGATTACTGGAAAATGGTAATTTCCTATGAattgtttatttataattacaATGCAGAAACTAAGACTACCCAAAATTTCAAGTGTCTTCAAAGTAAACTTCAGAAAATTGTTAATGCGTTATATGAGATGAAAAAGTTCAACGAATCTACTTCTATTCTCCTTGGCTTTTTAGTAGACGTCATCGATACCAATAAAACAGGGTTTCAACAATTATTCATAGATTTAGCTGAATTTAAAATGCCCTTGATAATCCAATTGCTAGCTAAGTGTCTAGTATCTGATGCGTCTATAGTGAACTCTATTTTTGGTGATGAAAGCAAACTAAGCGAGAATTTcaaatgtattatattcattaatatagTTTTCCTCTTagaaaaatcaaacaaCGTTAGACAGAAAACTGACTTGActaattatataatgaagaaattagatCTTAAGGATTCTACTTCAAAGTTGATTTGTGTTTATCactattataatttaaatgGATTGAATTGTTTTGTGGAAGACGCATTTATAGACCCTTATCCTCCAAACGATTTGAGTATTCTTTTCCTAAGTGGTGTATACTTACAAAAAGTAATAAATATCGGATGGGACGAAGATACGTTGACAAATTCTCTCAAGCTATTCGAAGAGTGGCTTGAAAGATCTGACCCGGGTGAAATGTGCGTAATAGActatgaaattgaaattctaAGAACACTTGTAAATTTTTTACAATACAATTCTTTGACAGGACGTATAATTTGTTTGATCCAGACTTATAAGCGGCACCGATCTACTATCAGTAGCTTACCTAAGGACTATCAGAGTAATTTGTTACTAGAATTGGAATTGTGTGATGCCTGTATAAAATTAGGGTTGTCATTAGATGCATCAAGCCATTTGACTTCTTCAGGTACTTTACTAAAACAATTATCAAAGTATTCCTCAAGTAATGACTGTTTGCATTATGTTTCAAATCAagatataatgaattggaaattgctgcaatttgaatattgttTGCTGATTGGTAATAAAACCCATgctaaagaaaaatttactgcaattttgaaatttttagATTCAAAGTcagaatttaatttaaagaatcaaGGTCCAAATGTTACTCtagaaaagaaatttgataatttgttCATAATTGCAcgatttcaatttcttacATGTAAACTTAATGTCCAATTGTCAAATTTCTACGATGCCTTAGATAATGtaaaattatctattaaagtattatattcaattataaagaaattgGGGAATAATATCAGAAAAATAGCTTACAATGAAATGAAATGGAAGACTGCTTCGTTATTGTTTGAATGTTACAAAACTATAATAGATATTTTTAGGCGTTTGGGAATATCGAgagatttattatattatttactGGAATTTAAGAAACTAGATCTGGCGAGTATTATTCCTTTTgttaattgttcaaattcGTTTTATTTGTCAAACTATTATGTTATTTTAGATAACCTAGAGGATGCATTTTTGTCTTTAAGCCAGggaaataatatttccGGGCTGATACTGATGGATAATAGAAATATCAGATATGCTAGACTTTCAAGCAATGTACTATTTTCGGCCGCAAAGTCGAGATTCAGTGTTGAAAGAAAGGGAAACAATAATCAGGTATTGATAGATATAGAAAGttataaacaagaatttagtacattattaaatttttcttggaaaGAATTAGCTAGCATTCCAATGTCTTCGTTGATATCCATGTCAAGTATGATTGATTCCAAATCGGAACGTATAcaacttcaatatttgTTATCCTTGTATGAGCTTGAATCTACCATAGATTTTGGTGACCTCAACCACTTGGAAACTGACCAGTACAGTAGGCTACTCAGTACGATAGTTTCAGCGAAAAAgcaaaatttcaatgcGTCTAAacaattattatcaataccTTGCTTTTCGCTGATGGATGAATCGAGTATTGCATTACCCTGTATAATCAAACAAGAGCACACATTCCaaagatcaattgaaaaaaacTACTGCAACATATCTACGTCTGTAGATATTGTGAACAACTTGATTCAAGCTAaggaaatattaattaattgtttACCGTCCAAGAGACTAACTCAATTGTCTAATTATGAGttgaatgatttgaataaagtTTTTTTCAGATGCTTATCCTTGCTTTCATCAGTTGCGATATTCAAATCCAATTTCTCCTTAGAGGGCGGCCAAAACTCAGTTCTATCATAcctttattatttgcaagATTTACCCAAGTATCTTCCTTTTTTGAATGATAGATGTGTCAATCATGAAACTGTTACATCGCAATCTAATACTAATGAATTGCTTCCATCTGAAGTGAGtgatgaattcattaacaaagaaattgatttggTTACCAGCGATTTTTTTAAAGACTTAGCTGATTATTTGCCAAGTTCATGGATAATTATTACTCTTGATATTTGTCCTTACACCGgagatttattattatccaaGTCCCTTAAAGATTCCTACAACACGCCATTTTTTTTAAGAATTCCATTAAGCAAACGGGGTACTGAAGATGGATCCCCTGGATTGTCGTTTATTGAAATGACAAATTCCTTGAAGTCAATTATCAAGCAAAGTGATATTTCAACTCGACCTGAGACGACGTCGAAAATTAAGTCTAAAGAAGATAGGAAAAATTGGTGGAAATTAAGATTCAGCTTGGACctagaattgaagaatttattagatCACGTTGAGAATGACTGGCTAGGTGGGTTCAAAGGTATATTTGATGATCCTTTTGTACACAAGCCCTTTTTATCAACTTTTAGGTTTGATTTTGGTTGCTTgttaaatgaaatattaccATCACGGATGCTGAAGATAGCAGAGGATACATTTATggattttgatgataatgtATTAGAATTGTTTCTTAGTATGAGTGGAATGTTTTCAGAGAGTACTTCAGAAATAAGTGGTTCAGAGTTTAGACATAAGAACTATAAACTTCtcaatgatttaatatacTTCATTCTCGATTCATTAATGTATCATGGGGAGCAAAACGCATATGATGagattgatattgaaaagtttcATTCCTTACTAGATAAATTGTTAATGACGTACGCTCAGAAAAAGAGGAGACTATTGCCTCAAGAGCATCATAGGGAAACGCATATAATATTTGTGCCGAGTGCAGAATGTTCATCATTTCCGTGGGAATCACTCAATTGCTTGAAAGGTAAATCTATTTCGAGAGTTCCATCTATCGGAATCCTAGTTGACATGTTAAAAACTAGGtataaatcattcaatataaataaatcagataatctatattatttgatCAACCCTGGAGGTGACCTAACCCGAACGCAAACAAAATTTAAacctttatttattgataaagaaaattggGAGGGTCTAATTGGTGTACAACCCGATGGAGAGGAGATTCTTCATAAGCTTACGGGAAAggatttatttatttatttgggCCATGGAGGATGTGAGCAATTTATACGTACTTCATCGTTATTTAAGGCTGCATGCAACAACGATAATCATAGTTTACCACCTAGTTTATTGATAGGGTGTTCTTCAGGAGCGTTGAATTATAATGGGCTATTAGAACCAAATGGTAATATTTACAACTGGCTTACATGTGGATCACCCATGGTGGTCGTTAATTTGTGGGACGTTACTGACAAGGACATTGATATGTTTAGTTTATCagtttttgaaagatgGGGCTTACTAGAGAATGTTGAAAGTTCGAATAATGTCAACATCTGCCAAGCGGTAGGTGATAGCCGACAACAATGTACTTTAAAATACCTAAATGGGTCCGCGCCTGTAGTTTATGGCTTACCAATGCTTttaaaataa
- a CDS encoding DEHA2D01914p (similar to uniprot|P32332 Saccharomyces cerevisiae YKL120W OAC1 Mitochondrial inner membrane transporter) yields the protein MTVNEEVGSNPNKSAAENVSTLGGFLAGGLAACGAVTFTNPIELIKTRMQLQGELSKNSNAPKLYKNPFQAFGLIYRKEGIKGLQQGLTCGYYYQLGLNGCRIGLYEPSRYFLTKILKPSSFKEGEKVPQNLWINVLAGFASGAAGAVLASPFFLIKTRMQSYSGAKAASSEGAQGVGQQTYYKGSADGLSKIYKAEGIVGLFRGVDAAILRTGAGSAAQLPVYNFTKSLLLEYDIVEDNSTGLHFLSGASAGLGVAIVMNPWDVILTRVYNQKGDLYKGPIDCFSKTVRTEGFSALYKGFYAQLFRIWPHSILTLMFMEHCMNAMEKIERKLHS from the coding sequence AGGTGGTTTTTTGGCCGGTGGTTTGGCTGCATGTGGTGCAGTTACATTTACAAATCCTATTGAATTGATCAAAACAAGAATGCAATTGCAGGGAGAGTTGAGCAAAAATTCTAATGCTCCTAAATTGTATAAAAACCCATTCCAGGCGTTTGGACTTATTTATAGGAAGGAGGGTATCAAAGGCTTGCAGCAAGGTTTGACATGCGGTTACTACTATCAATTAGGTCTTAATGGGTGTCGTATTGGGCTTTACGAGCCTAGTCGTTATTTCTTAACCAAGATTTTGAAGCCATCTAGTTTTAAAGAGGGCGAGAAGGTTCCTCAGAACTTGTGGATCAATGTTCTTGCGGGCTTTGCCTCAGGTGCAGCTGGTGCTGTGCTTGCGTCGCCATTTTTTCTTATCAAGACCAGAATGCAGTCATATTCCGGAGCTAAAGCAGCATCTTCGGAAGGTGCCCAAGGCGTGGGTCAGCAGACTTATTATAAGGGTTCCGCAGATGGCTTGCTGAAGATCTACAAAGCCGAAGGTATCGTAGGTTTATTCCGTGGTGTTGATGCCGCCATTTTGCGTACTGGTGCTGGTTCTGCTGCCCAGTTACCAGTGTACAACTTcacaaaatcattattattagagTACGATATTGTCGAAGATAATTCCACTGGTTTGCATTTTCTTTCGGGTGCCCTGGCCGGTTTGGGTGTCGCGATTGTAATGAACCCATGGGACGTCATTTTAACGAGAGTTTATAACCAGAAAGGAGATCTATATAAAGGACCTATAGACTGTTTTTCCAAGACCGTCAGAACAGAAGGCTTCAGTGCGTTGTACAAGGGTTTCTACGCCCAGTTGTTCAGAATTTGGCCTCACTCGATTCTTACGTTGATGTTTATGGAACACTGTATGAATGCTatggaaaaaattgaaagaaaattacaTAGCTAA
- a CDS encoding DEHA2D01936p (similar to CA5711|CaMUB1 Candida albicans), whose amino-acid sequence MRDSNYKSVSNNKAAVTITTSLYDRRALDVTSDKPLVNSLNHLTYLVSSSAKVRETLSVDGGIERLIEILHECHNSTFNLNDNIFNSEKKLLTAWKWTLAFQCLVLIGTRGTEKIRQGLVKAGILPIIATVLDNYLTLHERTFIHANSRQSVTSNDSQSHQQAQQPQHGHHRQQVQQILQTQQNNDIAPTSVFDNTVSPSATAPGTADGNDSFVVFNSTNTNNNNIFAGDLPTFDQETNNDTNNILDQLDSFAQVPIGISNASASAAGADGTNSATNTNQPATFFSNMHSYNLTSDDYDNLSVDQLFKLIRVHNSTATNKINETSVNNDLRRRYLIINIIKKLREEKEGDILDDRFIDDCDYDMDNSLQFLSDMYLQDDKATQLVTLTNSKISPRNFTETGVVIPRDDDIVWSLQLLAYISKYPYLKDVLQNTHLVIDMSIRDKQLKLYIEKQLKSKLKKTLALNSRPTIRPKSRKNAHSRNKDSDIERFNPSASSSPQMLNDINSIQNDDLLLKDKFELSKENKGKEINIAESAEADDFEDDDDDDENDDNDNESDNMQELISEDNCEDENYIAKLTKGTDGIEYPGHLNHLYGSILDAESIVNDLDREIALFYISERINRYIEVECKGLSDTITSRRLEQKSYLTSKWNYDTYDNFDIDDDSNNQKESDYDESLVEYKKVNLFPMVEKFTFLSGTDMYYWSGVIMRNSCRRNEIRGGVRQCGNLECGKWEKYPREFSKCRRCKRTKYCSRECQMRAWHCHRNWCIPSNSSSGSSITTGTNNGNTSTSQANLVPNVATNDDDPSSVPNTQQSSSQSQDEN is encoded by the coding sequence ATGCGTGACTCCAATTATAAATCAGTATCCAATAACAAAGCAGCGGTTACTATAACGACTAGTCTCTATGACCGAAGAGCGTTGGATGTGACATCGGATAAGCCTTTGGTTAACTCGCTAAACCATTTGACATATTTGGTATCTTCTCTGGCCAAAGTGAGAGAAACTTTATCGGTGGACGGGGGTATTGAAAGActcattgaaattttgcaTGAATGTCATAATCTGACatttaatttgaatgacaatattttcaatagcGAGAAGAAGTTATTGACTGCTTGGAAATGGACATTAGCATTCCAATGTTTGGTGTTGATAGGTACAAGAGGAACTGAAAAAATAAGACAAGGGTTAGTGAAGGCGGGCATTTTGCCTATAATCGCGACCGTTTTAGATAACTATTTAACGCTTCATGAAAGAACCTTCATTCATGCAAATTCTAGACAATCGGTTACTTCAAATGATCTGCAACTGCATCAACAAGCACAACAGCCACAACATGGCCATCATAGACAACAAGTGCAGCAAATTCTTCAGACACAACAAAACAATGATATTGCACCTACCTCTGTTTTCGATAACACTGTTTCTCCGCTGGCGACGGCACCTGGTACGGCTGATGGAAATGACTCGTTTGTTGTTTTCAATAGCACtaataccaataataacaatattttCGCCGGTGATCTCCCCACTTTCGATCAAGAAACCAACAATGATACAAACAATATTCTTGATCAACTAGATTCCTTTGCGCAGGTGCCGATAGGTATTTCAAATGCTTCTGCATCGGCTGCAGGTGCAGATGGAACCAACTCGGCCACAAATACAAACCAGCCAGCAACATTTTTCAGTAACATGCATTCATACAATTTGACCAGTGATGACTATGACAACCTATCGGTCGATCAATTGTTTAAATTAATACGTGTTCATAATTCTACTGCAACcaacaaaattaatgaaaccTCAgtaaataatgatttaagaagaagatatttaatcatcaatataataaaaaaattaaggGAAGAAAAGGAAGGAGACATTTTAGATGATAGGTTTATTGATGACTGTGATTATGATATGGATAATAGTTTGCAGTTTTTATCTGATATGTACTTGCAGGATGACAAGGCCACCCAATTGGTTACCTTAACAAATTCTAAGATCTCCCCTCGAAACTTTACGGAAACGGGTGTAGTAATTCCAAGGGATGACGATATAGTGTGGTCATTACAGCTATTGGCGTATATTTCGAAATATCCGTATCTTAAAGATGTCCTACAAAACACCCACCTTGTGATTGACATGAGTATCAGAGATAAACAATTGAAGctttatattgaaaagcaattaaaatctaaattaaagaagacGTTAGCCCTTAATTCTCGACCAACTATTAGACccaaatcaagaaaaaacGCTCATTCGCGTAATAAGGATTCTGATATCGAAAGATTTAATCCGTCGGCTTCGAGTTCTCCGCAAATGTTGAATGACATCAATTCAATTCAGAACGATGATTTGCTACTCAAGGATAAATTTGAGCTATCAAAGGAGAATAAAGGAAAGgaaattaatattgcaGAAAGCGCCGAGGCAGATGACTtcgaagatgatgatgacgatgatgaaaatgatgataatgataatgaaagtGATAACATGCAAGAGCTTATTTCTGAAGATAATTGCGAAGATGAAAACTACATAGCCAAATTAACCAAAGGAACAGACGGTATCGAATATCCTGGTCACTTAAACCATTTGTATGGGTCTATTCTTGATGCTGAGTCTATAGTAAATGATTTAGACCGAGAAATAGCATTATTTTACATCAGCGAAAGGATTAATCGATATATTGAGGTTGAATGCAAAGGTCTAAGTGACACTATAACCTCGAGGCGACTTGAACAAAAGCTGTATTTAACTTCTAAATGGAATTATGATACCTatgataactttgatatTGACGATGATTCTAATAACCAAAAGGAATCCGATTATGATGAATCATTAGTTGAGTATAAAAAGGTAAACCTATTTCCTatggttgaaaaatttacatTTTTGTCTGGTACAGATATGTATTATTGGTCGGGGGTCATAATGAGAAATTCCTGTAGAAGGAATGAAATTAGAGGTGGTGTTAGACAATGCGGTAATCTTGAATGTGGTAAATGGGAAAAGTATCCAAGAGAGTTCCTGAAATGTCGAAGATGTAAAAGAACTAAGTATTGTTCCCGTGAATGTCAAATGAGAGCGTGGCATTGCCATAGAAATTGGTGCATACCTAGCAACTCAAGCTCTGGAAGTTCAATCACCACAGGCACTAACAATGGTAATACGTCTACGCTGCAAGCGAATCTAGTTCCAAATGTTGCTacaaatgatgatgaccCCAGCTCTGTTCCAAATACACAACAATCCTCATCACAATCACAAGACGAAAATTAG